The Osmia lignaria lignaria isolate PbOS001 chromosome 14, iyOsmLign1, whole genome shotgun sequence genome has a window encoding:
- the LOC117609056 gene encoding uncharacterized protein LOC117609056, producing the protein MTIITKALTEKKTDKKEQALFVEENAGETSKRDPEAQRQKSDVGGHFFVSRRSIHHIHVTATFSLFLVALMILIIGVIGGLYIYRQYARTQMHRFRTGWYSIPYDNSNKASYAESAAQQSLMADLDLLLRSSIKDEQQEVMSIEKNFDGNISSFFNEQFEFDLENEHYEKIDVPDFRGGRQGRFIHDFNINKTGIIDVDGRCCFVMPLNRKTVLPPRNMYDLLRKIYNGYYEVDTEIVRETMKVVTPPITDLSVVGTYIARECQDLPTYMLTKVNSNVVKRSISSGVFGQFAGKNIIEFDILNLVDVEAYQKSSQN; encoded by the exons ATGACGATTATCACAAAGGCCCTTACCGAGAAGAAGACGGACAAAAAGGAGCAAGCGTTGTTTGTTGAAGAAAATGCTGGG gaAACTTCAAAGAGAGATCCAGAAGCACAACGTCAAAAGTCTGATGTAGGAGGTCATTTTTTTGTTTCACGAAGAAGCATACATCATATTCATGTTACAGCAACATTTTCACTGTTCCTTGTTGCGTTGATGATTCTTATCATTGGAGTAATTGGAGGTTTATACATATATAGGCAGTATGCTCGAACACAAATGCATAGATTTAGAACAGGATGGTACAGCATTCCATACGATAATTCGAATAAAGCATCTTATGCTGAAAGTGCTGCTCAACAAAGTTTGATGGCAGATTTAGATTTGCTTTTAAGAAGTTCAATAAAAGATGAACAGCAGGAAGTAATGagtattgaaaaaaattttgatGGCAATATAAGTAGTTTCTTCAATGAACAATTTGAATTTGATTTGGAAAATGAACATTATGAGAAAATTGATGTGCCTGACTTCCGTGGTGGTCGTCAAGGCAGGTTCATACATGATTTCAACATT AATAAAACTGGTATTATTGATGTTGATGGGCGATGCTGTTTTGTTATGCCACTAAATCGTAAAACAGTTCTACCACCACGCAACATGTATGATCTTCTTCGAAAAATATACAATG GTTATTATGAAGTAGACACAGAAATTGTACGTGAAACAATGAAAGTAGTAACACCACCGATTACCGATTTATCAGTGGTTGGTACATATATAGCCCGTGAATGTCAAGATTTACCAACATACATGTTAACAAAAGTCAATTCAAATG TTGTTAAACGTAGCATATCAAGTGGTGTGTTTGGACAGTTTGcaggaaaaaatattatagagttTGATATTTTGAATTTAGTTGATGTTGAAGCATATCAGAAAAGTTcgcaaaattaa
- the LOC117609060 gene encoding U11/U12 small nuclear ribonucleoprotein 25 kDa protein — translation MDQAQSTVKDSKLENVEHKNKYLLKNEEIIDKQSELDHNELVKLTKEAIDNIIESDPLFSGLPSDVTVEELKAQIAVAQGQAITLYLNRGELPKLGIVVPPHNTTVLNLKKAIKRHTNLSLKRENVKKKISWTHIWKKYHLCFDNVKLINDNENIKAYGVTNKAELYYVKKRREKNKLIKNT, via the exons ATGGATCAAGCACAGAGTACTGTTAAGGATAGTAAATTAGAAaatgtagaacataaaaataaatatttacttaaaAACGAAGAGATAATCGATAAGCAATCAGAACTTGATCATAATGAGTTAGTTAAATTAACGAAAGAAGCAATTGATAATATAATAGAAAGTGATCCGCTGTTCTCTGGTTTACCGTCGGATGTTACGGTTGAAGAACTTAAAGCTCAAATTGCAGTTGCACAAGGGCAAGCAATAACTTTGTATTTGAATCGTGGAGAACTACCAAAACTTGGGATTGTG GTGCCTCCTCACAACACTACAGTTTTAAATCTCAAGAAAGCTATCAAGCGTCACACAAATTTATCTTTGAAAAGAGAGAatgttaagaaaaaaataagttgGACACACATTTGGAAAAAATATCATTTGTGCTTTGATAATGTAAAACTGATAAATGATAATGAAAACATCAAAGCTTATGGAGTTACAAATAAAGCAGAATTATATTATGTTAAGAAGCGcagagagaaaaataaattgataaagAATACTTAG
- the Dlc90F gene encoding dynein light chain 90F yields the protein MMEDMQEEIQFVVDDVSKIIKEAIEVSIGGNTYQHNKVNQWASNVVEGCLGNLTKLQKPYKYIVTCTIMQKNGAGLHTASSCFWDNATDGSCTVRWENKTMYCIVSVFGLAI from the exons ATGATGGAAGATATGCAAGAAGAG ATCCAATTTGTGGTTGATGATGTAAgcaaaattattaaagaagcaATCGAAGTATCCATTGGTGGAAATACTTATCAACATAATAAAGTAAATCAATGGGCATCAAATGTTGTTGAAGGATGCTTGGGTAATCTGACAAAACTTCAGAAACCATACAAATATATTG TTACCTGTACTATTATGCAGAAGAATGGAGCAGGATTGCATACAGCAAGCTCATGTTTTTGGGATAATGCTACTGATGGAAGTTGTACAGTACGTTGGGAAAACAAGACCATGTATTGTATTGTTTCCGTATTTGGCTTGGCAATTTAA
- the LOC117609057 gene encoding distal membrane arm assembly component 2 — protein MLHSYKMLHNNFLTKMFQYSTHVTTKQIFECLAHRNKICNNTARLFYNDRNSIDYLVKYLRKRQDTIDLYVEDEEKVTFKKKTNSGPLSMMYFNPTAPEIHDFFTYNWIRWWKHYKVQLRKKLQKYRYERNQALGPDLASAKFVIVSGGRVKFTNQNDWIDNSNTTEIANFPKEYQPDFVLEGLDLRGYPLEYENFYVISHLHHLKCLILRGCNTINDWSIDKIAGEYPTLEYLDISECKNVTERGLEALYKMPNLKQLLVTNFYDSAGFELTCLMLEDVNPHLKCEILKLEKDMLLVRGYEK, from the coding sequence ATGTTGCACTCGTACAAAATGTTgcacaataattttttaacgaaaatgTTTCAGTATTCTACGCACGTTACGACTAAACAAATTTTTGAATGTCTTGCTCATcgtaataaaatatgtaataatacTGCACGGTTATTTTACAACGATAGGAACAGTATCGATTACTTAGTAAAATACCTACGCAAACGACAGGATACGATTGATCTTTATGTTGAGGATGAAGAGAAAGTTACATTCAAGAAGAAAACGAATAGTGGGCCATTAAGTATGATGTATTTTAACCCTACTGCACCTGAGATACATGATTTTTTTACATATAATTGGATACGCTGGTGGAAACATTATAAAGTACAACTTAGAAAAAAGTTACAAAAATATAGGTATGAGAGAAATCAAGCATTAGGTCCTGATTTAGCATCAGCTAAATTTGTGATAGTGAGTGGTGGCAGAGTGAAGTTTACAAATCAAAATGACTGGATCGATAACTCTAATACAACTGAAATTGCTAATTTTCCAAAAGAATATCAACCAGACTTTGTCTTAGAAGGATTAGATTTAAGAGGATATCCTttagaatatgaaaatttttatgtcATATCTCATTTACATCACCTTAAATGTCTGATCTTAAGAGGTTGTAACACAATTAATGATTGGAGTATAGATAAAATAGCTGGAGAATATCCAACATtagaatatcttgatatatcagaATGTAAGAATGTAACAGAAAGAGGATTAGAGGCTTTATACAAAATGCCCAATTTAAAGCAATTGCTTGTGACAAACTTTTATGATTCTGCAGGATTTGAGTTAACTTGTTTAATGTTAGAAGATGTTAATCCACATCTAAAGTGTGAAATTCTAAAACTAGAAAAGGACATGTTATTAGTACGtggatatgaaaaataa
- the LOC117609016 gene encoding uncharacterized protein LOC117609016 isoform X2, with the protein MTDGVKKRHERRYSCGRTVSESYRNALQAFIDRRRLSDDVDTDTPASPDKKRADLLTKNNNNKCDNERKCHELKSCVLGVPRIPPSEIFEIGWVAGTEDRYLELIFAEWQNTRVSLKRHSHPECKDAVKADLDVLSEIRHPNVLLLMASTFTDDHGLVSILESIDCTLYHYIHDQGERISIQGIARCGGRLSDALRHSHMRGYVHTAINSHCVYLASNGMVKLGGWELAMHVNNPKPEREYEERLRTEIFRWQAPELFRSYEARKESDVYGLTLLIWEMCTMRVPWSGYSKADVERQYMHWKRGVIMDLYDFPPLLNNLLEAGLQLDVNKRTLDMNRMRRFLQRLEMQYEDEEPVYIDQYANNNNDTGKTFVSPVTRSPMGISKSKSLKLTKSASTRQLYPARNPESPTSQYLYSKRSKQTRSVKATAHIEQVNFFGEDVKRTTNDNIQKNMNVLCSAHNNYKKHNYPNCNIETLDVAPNDEVNSEASQPWNSTYKKVKGPQETMESRSTSVYSSPLLDSTDDESFKDARTNLKQLKKVLANRREHFFYGSDSSHTSADTSLNAKTEILNQTKSKDYEPHKPASHKTSLEPKYNKSPNQYDPSYMKSSLQQCRKIPYLHTPESIKDAITQRKVLNSDPQSFFETSLWRKEKLICISKMRKSYCDEPSQYTAQHTDDNDTVSTETFTLAQTNEYTSPAKSDNTYVINKTPEAAETENNQEILTQISGNSNDSMETISPRSKPLQVLKDALDRATKIVRSVTPNTDESCPSPPFKSFQEFEDTMDNGQSCKSIFEDLYNLRMNRDNEKIRIIERDTTKDESFLFNKNNMTSNKVQQKPGNEVTISINSREKSSCSYDASYNRSFICESIAEVSSEFNNSCNDIKSDKEFRNDETSNIEGTVQTSTMTIDQSSVDDRREVKENEVKDFNLMFLNDSSKNKNCKSCYHNALPRRRSLPAALNQLRSMNNSALGKLPIRRGDVPDSTVEDLYIDDEFGDSLNVNMVLLDEDLTVDEDFLTKISEL; encoded by the exons ATCTTACCGTAATGCATTGCAAGCATTCATAGATCGTAGACGACTTTCTGACGACGTGGATACGGATACACCGGCTAGTCCAGATAAAAAGAGAGCCGATCTTTTGactaaaaataataacaataaatgtgACAATGAAAGAAAATGCCATGAACTAAAATCGTGTGTTCTGGGTGTGCCACGTATACCACCGTCGGAAATCTTTGAAATCGGATGGGTAGCCGGGACGGAAGATCGATATCTGGAGTTAATTTTTGCCGAGTGGCAAAATACTAGAGTTTCTTTGAAAAGACACTCACACCCAGAATGTAAAGATGCTGTAAAAGCAGATTTAGATGTACTTTC AGAAATTCGACACCCAAACGTGCTGTTATTGATGGCTAGTACCTTCACAGACGACCATGGTTTAGTCTCAATTTTAGAATCCATTGATTGCACCCTTTATCATTATATACACGATCAGGGTGAACGTATATCCATACAAGGTATCGCGAGATGCGGAGGAAGACTGTCGGATGCATTGAGACATTCTCACATGCGCGGATACGTGCATACTGCCATCAACTCGCATTGCGTCTATTTGGCTTCTAATGGTATGGTCAAACTCGGTGGATGGGAATTGGCGATGCACGTCAATAAC CCAAAACCAGAAAGGGAATACGAAGAACGTTTAAGAACCGAGATCTTCCGTTGGCAAGCACCGGAACTTTTTCGTAGTTACGAGGCACGAAAGGAGAGCGATGTCTACGGACTAACTTTGTTAATTTGGGAAATGTGTACAA TGCGTGTACCATGGAGCGGCTACAGCAAAGCAGACGTGGAAAGACAGTACATGCATTGGAAACGAGGTGTTATTATGGATTTATACGATTTCCCACCATTGTTGAATAACTTATTGGAAGCTGGACTGCAATTGGATGTGAATAAAAGAACGTTAGATATGAACAGAATGCGCAGATTTCTTCAAAGGCTAGAG ATGCAATACGAAGACGAAGAACCAGTTTACATTGATCAATATGCAAACAACAACAACGATACTGGAAAGACGTTTGTTTCACCAGTGACACGATCTCCGATGGGAATCTCCAAATCCAAGAGTTTAAAATTAACCAAAAGTGCTTCAACGAGACAGTTATATCCTGCGAGAAATCCAGAATCACCAACGAGCCAATATTTATATTCAAAAAGATCAAAACAAACCCGAAGCGTCAAAGCCACAGCGCACATCGAACAAGTAAACTTCTTTGGCGAGGATGTTAAACGCACCACTAACGATAACATCCAGAAAAACATGAATGTGCTTTGCAGTGCGCATAATAATTATAAGAAACATAACTATCCGAATTGTAACATAGAAACGTTGGATGTTGCTCCGAACGATGAAGTTAACTCGGAGGCTTCCCAACCATGGAACAGCACTTACAAGAAGGTAAAAGGACCGCAAGAAACCATGGAATCCAGGAGTACATCGGTGTACTCGTCACCGTTGTTGGATTCCACCGATGACGAGTCCTTCAAAGATGCCAGAACCAATTTGAAACAGCTGAAGAAAGTATTGGCGAACAGAAGGGAACATTTCTTCTACGGCAGCGATTCGTCGCACACCTCAGCGGATACGA GTCTAAATGCAAAAACTGAAATACTCAATCAAACAAAAAGTAAAGACTATGAACCACATAAACCAGCCAGTCATAAGACTAGCTTGGAACCAAAATACAATAAATCTCCCAATCAATATGATCCTAGTTATATGAAATCATCTTTACAACAATGTCGTAAA attCCTTATTTGCACACACCTGAAAGTATTAAAGATGCGATAACGCAACGAAAAGTATTAAATTCTGATCCCCAAAGCTTTTTCGAAACTTCATTATGGAGAAAGGAGAAATTAATCTGCATATCCAAAATGCGGAAATCATATTGTGATGAACCA TCACAATATACTGCACAACATACAGACGATAACGATACAGTTTCAACCGAAACTTTTACCCTAGCTCAAACGAACGAATATACTTCTCCAGCGAAAAGTGATAACACTTATGTGATAAATAAAACACCAGAAG CTGCTGAAACCGAAAACAACCAAGAAATATTAACTCAGATTTCCGGAAATTCAAACGATTCGATGGAAACTATAAGTCCTCGGAGTAAACCATTACAAGTTTTAAAAGACGCCTTGGATCGAGCTACGAAGATTGTACGCTCCGTCACACCGAATACCGATGAATCCTGTCCATCTCCTCCATTTAAGTCCTTTCAAGAGTTTGAAGACACAATGGACAATGGCCAATCCTGCAAATCTATCTTCGAAGACTTATACAATTTACGAATGAATAGAGATAAcgaaaaaattagaataattgaaaGAGATACAACAAAGGACGAATCGTTTCTGTTCAATAAAAACAATATGACCAGTAACAAAGTCCAACAAAAGCCTGGAAACGAAGTTACTATCAGTATTAATAGTCGAGAAAAATCCAGTTGTTCCTATGATGCATCTTACAACAGAAGTTTTATCTGCGAATCAATTGCTGAAGTGTCGAGCGAATTTAATAACTCATGTAATGATATAAAGTCGGataaagaatttagaaatgatGAAACAAGCAATATTGAAGGAACTGTACAAACATCCACAATGACGATAGATCAAAGTAGTGTTGATGATCGGAGAGAAGTAAAGGAAAACGAGGTGAAGGATTTTAATTTGATGTTTCTAAATGATAGttcgaaaaacaaaaattgtaagTCGTGTTATCACAATGCTTTACCAAGAAGACGTTCTTTACCAGCAGCATTGAACCAATTGAGATCAATGAATAACTCGGCTTTAGGGAAATTACCAATACGCAGAGGG GATGTTCCTGACAGCACTGTTGAAGACCTATATATAGACGATGAATTTGGCGACAGTTTAAACGTTAATATGGTCCTATTAGACGAAGATTTAACTGTTGACGAGGATTTTTTAACCAAGATATCGGAACTATAA